The Aricia agestis chromosome 8, ilAriAges1.1, whole genome shotgun sequence genomic sequence ATATTGAAGAGAGAAGCTTGGTACATTTGAATTATTTGCCAACAATAAGCATGAATGATGTTGACTTCTCAAGATGTAAAGAGGTAAGTTGTATTGTAATCTGAATTACacaatttacttttaataaaaaaattcaaatgttAATGTTGGAACAAGATATATAAACTAGTTTGTTTATAGAAAGTTTTCCAGCAAAATGACAATATTCCATCATAATCATGATGTCATAATATatatcagcctttcccaaagtgggcgatactGCCCCCTTGTTgttgctgaaggtctaaaggggggcattgtgacccagaaaaaaaatggcgttgtgtagaggcttggtgGGTGATtttatctggatgcattttaaattgaaacaatgggggccgctaaaacataatttgttctcaaagtgggcagttaagtagacaaaataagtttgggaaccactgatatatataaatactatttttttattattttgggcTACCTTTTgaactaaatatttttgtatggtccTTCCAGGATATAGAACCAACATGTTTATCTGATTTTGAACAAAATGCGATTGCTTGCTGTAGCATGGAGCTCCTCTCATCACCTCCATCCCTGTCAAGTGGTCAGACTGGTGACACGAAAGCAGAAGCAGAGAATCAAGGAAAACCAAGTGAAGAACAACTTATGAAAGTGTTTAATACTCTCCGAGATACTGTAAgagttgtttatttttatacttatattacattttttctaGAAATTACTACAATATACACTCTAAGTTATGGACAACAGTGAATGaagaataatatataatatgaatagagtaaaataattttacattccAGGGTAAACTTCTGTTAAATATATAtctaatttgaaaaatataaataaatcatgATTTTATGATTTTTCAGATGCCTAATATATTTATCAAGCCATTGGACTATTCTATCTATCAtcctaatttaatttttgtaaacAATATCAGGGGAAAAACAACAGTGTAAGTAATGttttgttaaatttatttttcaagaTGACTATTAAACCAAACAATAGGAACATAAGTCAAATACATGCACATTACTATGTTGTGGTGGCCAACCGGTCGATCGTGACTGTTCAAATCTTCTTTGTTCAAAtcctaataatttaaacttgtaATTTCAGAGGGCTGTTTCACTATGTTAAACAAATAGCACTGCTGAGAACAGTCGGTCACTTAAAGTTTGCCTATGTCAATCTTGAAATTCTAAAAATCACTGTTCACCCAGAAGATTCGTCAATAAAGTAAGTTTATTACCGACATTtcattttatctatatattaatacgtgagccaaaaactttgtatcccttttgacgaaaaatggggaaacgtaggtgaatgaaattttgcacagttatagttaatatggtgaagaagtgcatcgagctgatattattttgaaattatgcttttatcatacattttttaacaaataaaacattacacacactacaacacgcacactcaagaagatgacagattgttgagtgacaaacctatacatacaaattatactcttttatttatggttgaagtcttgACAACGCGAGTTGACaaatgaaaatggattatagtttttttattgcatcttagatactattagacaatgcttacacttAGAGACaagtgttgaaaaaaaaaagatgaagtcaatattttttacaaaatataggtactagtgatgtaacgaatgttggatttttcacattcgcgaatgcgaatacgattgcgaatatttatcttcaacattcgcgaatgcgaatattttaaaatttcaaaaaaagcgttcttaaaatgttcgacaggtttgacgtttcgtgtcggccatgtttaaattgaacatagccGAACtgatattgcttatagtctgtcaagaaagtgaagaaattaaaaagtggcaacatcgtagtgtcacccctttttttcttagattgatttgaaattgaagacactacgatgttgccactttttaatttcttcactttcttgacagactataattgaatgaatttagtcacagaaatttcattctaaaagttttattttgttttgaggttagttttatgtttcaagtaattgtttagtttttttagtaaatagaaattataaactttatttaaaaatgatagtaaagtaataatatactattaaatGAATGTAAACCTTACATAGTATACCAACAAGGCTgattaatgttagatttgataagatctctgaagttactttttcataaatgactaatgaggctttaattaagaatgtagaagtatgatttaataaaaaaatctaagtgttatctattgtattattatattatttcaaatgcatgcatataataatttcctttttgattattaaaacattcgctaaatattcgcataatttttgcgaatgcgaatgcgaatattgacaaatacgcggatattcgcgaatgcgaatgcgaatatccgtTACATCACTAATAGGTACGGTAGTAGTcccaatgtcgttgaaactaaggtcgaatttcgaccattgggcgatctctagttttaattaatttttaatgtctatttttatatatttaatattatcaatgtcaaaattctaatattatatttatatttcaggATGAGATGGCGTATTAGAGGAATATCTGGTTTCAAAGTGTTCTTTAATTTCTGGAAATACAAATTATGGAATATGAAAGAAGTTTGGAAGAGCCAAGAGTTGTATgtgtcttttttttaaattaggatgaatattaattataaaaataacaatgaattcaatatccatacaaatattataaatgcaaaaaaaatctgtctgttacatcttcacgcctaaaccactaaaatgattttcatgaaatttggtatgaaaatactttgagtcccaagaaaggacataggaaactttttatcccagaaaaatgtacggttgggGCTACAActagtaactaataataatatttaaaaacttttagtaCATTAGGATATTAAATATAACTTTGTGCTTAATATACTAAAAAGTCATTGAATGACAttttgcaggtggtatgatggCTTCTCTACATTCTATGTTGGTGGTGATGGTCTTGTCCAGAAGCATGTAGCTGATAAGGTGAATATCGAAACtaaattgttgattttttttctactttacatttgaattttgaattacacaccagtagccctagcacggccaccagtagaaatgcgaaagtatagacaaactgtggacataaactaaaggtgccgttccgatctatACTGcagccaatcgcgaccgacaaaaattcaattgaaatgccactttatgacagactaataggatattatttgattttttaggactatagtctgtcataaagtggcattttaattgaatttttgggaacgaaaaaagatcggaaccctactttaagtttatctccacagtttgtccatactttcgcatttctactggtgggaGTGCTAGGGCTACAGCCTACAGGGGTAGTGGAAGTAATTTTCAATTTAGTTACTGCCTCGGTGATCACCGACTTCATTTTCATTAACACAAGATAAGCATAAGTATtaacaaacaataaattatttcagaTGATGCCTGATCAGGATACGATAGTGGACGATCTAGAGAAGGCGCCGATAGCAGCCAAGATAGCTCTCCTGATTGGTGTACTCCCACGTAGTTACCTAGCTGATGGTAGCCTATTCATGAATTCAGATGAAAATGTAGACTACACAGTATGTTTACCTGTTAAAGATGACTAAATTAACTAAATGAAATTACAAAGTACACTTgtgatattataatgttaatattttttaatattatttatgtaacatGCCTGTTGTGTGGATTTTACAAGTAACAGGTATTTTTGACACACATTCTACCGctaagtttttcttttatttaagtagCTTGTATTGTCagtttaaaattgtgttattttttatcatgttcTTGTAAAATTTATACAAATTCACCAAGATTTGGCCACAGAAGTtagtaaatttttgttatttatggTATTGTACTGAATGCAGTATTGGTTGTTTGACTAATTTATCATGGTTGCCATCATGTTATCACTATCAGTGACTGTATGACTATCGTGCTTGTAGTATCTAGTAGCTATTGCAGaagtcaataaattattatgaacattttattattttttatgtgtatGTACTATATAGGTACCCCATACCATAGAGGaaatcgattcctaggcagttgacagaccaacttcTTTTGGTCGGATCATTTCAAATCAAGTcgtctgggtttgacgtaaccaCGGACGTAACGCTACCAAGCTATATACGTAGGTCGCCCATCTGCCTAGgtatcaacttctttgataaaattataatataattattatgtaaggtacgcgacttatttaagtagtaatgctactacgagtacatactttttcttgacgtttcggccgtgttgcaacggccgtggtcacgaggggcgaaacgtcgagaaaaagtatgtactcgtagtagcattactacttaaataagtcgcgttaagtcccgattaaaaagtttaattataatgcaacgcgaaagtttaaaaagtGTTATCTACTTATCTCACTTATGTCCTAAGACATTTTCTCACGTGTTGTAGGCTGTAGCAAAGGAATGTATTATACGGTAGCTATACGTCTTAACCTGCGGGCTGCGGCCCGCTGGGCCCATATCAGTGGACTGCATtaagttaaattattttgaaatttacgCCTGCCGCCAAAATAATGAATATAGTCGCCATGAAAGTAGTGATTTTCTTTCACTTTTAAATCACTATTTTTAGAGAATGTTATTGAATGTTAGTTATTatttaaccctaaaaattttttgGTTGTGGCCCGTGACACCAAGAAACGTATTTGTGACTTTGTGGCCCGAGCCGCGTGACTCCCGAGAattatacatacttattattCGGGCCGAGTCCCGAGATGTATACATCTCGGGACTCGGCccgaataatataattattatgtaaggcTGACGTGTTATCTACTTATCTCACTTCCTCCTATGTCCTAAGACATTTTCTCACCTCTTGTAGGCTGTACAGTGGACTGCATgaagttaaattattttgaaatttacgCCTGCCGGCAAAATAATGAATATAGTCGCCATGAAagtagtgatttttttttcacttttaaatcaGTATTTTTAGAGAATGTTATTAAATGTTAGTTATTATTTAACTCTAAAAAATTTTTGGTTGTGGCCCGACACACTACCACGAAACTTGACACCAAGAAACTTTcgttcagacttcagagttATTTAATTTCGAAAATCGAAGGTCCACCGTCCATGTAGCTTACGCCTTACCGTGCACATATAATAATTTCATGTGTAAAAAAAGTAAAGTCAGTTTGACATTGACATCATTATCAGTTTGACTGTAGACATTTATGTTTTGATAGTGATaagaaaaatcaaaaattgGGGTCTGGTGATGGTgaaccatttttaaaagaagaagaagaagaagaagaaattgaaatactttcaattttgttagaaacaaagtttttaatgtttttttcccTATAAATAATTCCTCATATACTTTATATAAGTTTAATACGTTATTTTATATGAGTTTAATACGTTATTTACTTTGAATATTCTATAACTTTCGCAATTATCATCACAGTTACAGTGAAGATGAATTCCCTTTTCTTGAGTCCCCAACATGTACTTCAAGGAGGCTATTTCAATTCTACTCTGCGTAAACTACAAGAGCCAAACACCAGCATTGAGCCTCACAACATAATGTACCCCATATTTTTACTGTAAGTAATTTCCTCGTAACTACTTTTATAACCTACAGGAAATTCTACCTCAACACTTATGAAGAAACATAACGCCTACTCTCTATCAGAGCGAACGCACGCACGtatttgcgggcaacatctagtatcaTAATGTATGAAAACTTAATACTATGTTAATATTACACTTAACAGTTGATTGTGTGTATAGGGAAGATGACGACGCAGTTCAGCCAGTTTCCAGCATGCCCAATGTGTTCAGATATGGACTCAACAAATTAATACCTGCACTTGGCGAGTTAGTTAACAAAGGATTGCAGTCTGTACTTATTTTTGGAATTGTGGAGAAGTTACCaaaggtaaaaatattaaagtaacatTATTTCTTTGTAATGTATGCTATACTCAGTTTCCACTCTCTGTTTATGATTAATGTTTCAGGATTCTCGAGGTTCCAGTGCGGATTGTAAAGATAACCCAGTAGTAAAAGCTTTACCCAAGCTGAGGCAAGCCTTTCCACAGCTGACACTAGCTTCCGATGTGTGCCTGTGTCCCTACACTTCCCATGGACACTGTGGTGTGCTGACAGAGAATGGAGTTATTGACCATGAGCCATCTGTGAAGAGGATAGCAGATGTTGCTTTAGCTTATGCCAAAGCAGGTAAAATAGCTGCTGACAATTATTGTTTAGTCTACTATTGATGTAATAGAGTAATTTACCTTTTACAGGAGCTCATATTGTAGCACCTTCTGACATGATGGACAACAGAATAAAAGCAATAAAGGATGCCTTAGTGGCAAACAAATTGCAAAATCAGGTACATCTTATTTcattaatgaaaatgtttttacccCCTAATTTGTAAAAGGAATGTAGTGGattactaattaaattattttttattcaacatCAGGTATCAGTGTTATCATACTCATGTAAGTTTGCATCAGCTATGTATGGGCCATTCCGAGACACCATGAAGAGTTCTCCGATGGCTGGAGACAGGAAATGCTACCAATTGCCGCCAGGCAGCGCCGGGCTAGCTGCCAGAGCTGCTGTAAGTATCTTCTGACttctgttattatttattaagcctCACTAAACTACTGAACCCCAGTtttactcataaagttaatatacgtaacggaatagagcaacagtctcgagctgtcaaacgaaactgaaattggttttcatctgtgtgaaaaatatgtgtacgtatacacttacacaagcatgaattctatgagattaaattgtcaacgtgcggcttgtcccgactggatgtcaaaaaaagagtgctgttgtcatgtgtcacacgtctctttttaccatgcagtgttactgatagtgacatctcgcttgctcaggcctttgtttatctattccgctaggtatgttaactttatggtttttctACTTTATTTGTACTTAGACTTGTTTTATGGGTTCTcatactataaaaaataatgatataatataatgataatatataatattaatatgataaaatataatgatatcATTATTATAGTCTGTGAACCCACaaaacatatttatataaatagctTTAAATGAGTTAGAATTTACTAGCGGCAGGTgttatataaaaatttcaggAGCGAGATGTCGCAGAAGGTGCAGATTTTCTAATGGTGAAGCCTGGACTACCATACTTGGACATTGTGAGGCAAACCAAAGACCGCTATCCCAACCACCCACTATTCATATATCAggtatattatagtttttgtaataaataccaTTAAGTTGCTTACATGgtagacctttttttttttaacatggggaaatgctttacgcatccccggcaaattggggatatcggccggggtatgtgggactcctgtctacccactaaacccccttggtgctccactcatcgcttatggcagagttgcgggtacgatagaacctggTGGACCTAATAAAATCAGgtgtcatttaatttttattcattatttgattatttaaagtTTTGGAGTTCAACCACCAAAGTTTACAAgttttgcatattattatcattaactttattttctttgaaAGGTTATCAGTCATATCAGTTAGTGTTATAAACATTTCGAATaccatttataattaaatatgtaataagaATAAATTGTTGTTTTAGAAACAGCTTATCATATTCAGCACAACCAAAATATTAcgtgaaaaatattttccacctttaaaataggtaattatttaaaatctgtGATAGTAGTACCTTAGCTCTTCATTGACCTGACATTTGAACAACATCAATTTATATTTCATCACACTTAAAATTTCATCCTTCAATCGCGGATTCTtagaaatgctattgtattctattgttgtcgcgatcaccggtgctcttatggggcttgaacaCAGATATAGATCAGATAGATTGCGGTATCTTGCGGTCGCtccatttttatgaaaacaagcgtgccttttttatagctactgtgacgtaccgacgcaatgataagaaaagtgcccattatctaggcccGCTATCACCAACCCACGGCCcaccgggactttatttgtggcccgcgtgatgttaaacaattttgaaattcacgcccaccggcaaaataacgtaGTCTACGTAATAGTCGtcaatttttttccacttttaaatcgttaatttcgaagaatgttattttttaagcctaaaaaatgtttgttgcggcccgcgacaccaagaccgaaacatgtttgtggcccgcatgaaaaaaaggttggggaccactgatctaggccaacgtttctatttgaatttctacagctcaatacggcacttttaggcatttaggcattttttaaattccgattgacgtccgattccgatagcagactaaagagcagactttcgaaagacgagcattgctcgtcgtttgggagcgcgatatggcacgcgacgTACATACACATGCGATAGGtaggtatctatcatgatctatgtctgtgggcttgaatgattaattatattattgaccaCTTGCAGGTATCTGGCGAGTACGCGATGATCGCCCAGCAGAAGGACAGCAATGAGATGCAGACCATCCTCTTGGAGACACTCACATGTATGCGCAGAGCCGGTCAGTTTACTGTTTACTAATACGTCTTTTTAGATGCAAAGTGCAAACAATCATGTTATACTGTATAATTTATTACGAGAAAAATTTCTTTTCGTTTACCTGTTTCTAAGAGCATTccctttttttagggttccgttatagtcaacaaggaacccttatagtttcggtctgtccgtccgtccgtccgtctgtctgtctgtctgtctgtccgcggttttgctgcACATGCACATATTAGATATTAATGATTCCGACAAAATGGAACatgtcaaataaaataaaaataaaaattgttttatttctgaagtttttttttaaatattacgagtattcttagatcattttccgatttagggatctgtttgtgaaatattaa encodes the following:
- the LOC121729838 gene encoding delta-aminolevulinic acid dehydratase — protein: MNSLFLSPQHVLQGGYFNSTLRKLQEPNTSIEPHNIMYPIFLLEDDDAVQPVSSMPNVFRYGLNKLIPALGELVNKGLQSVLIFGIVEKLPKDSRGSSADCKDNPVVKALPKLRQAFPQLTLASDVCLCPYTSHGHCGVLTENGVIDHEPSVKRIADVALAYAKAGAHIVAPSDMMDNRIKAIKDALVANKLQNQVSVLSYSCKFASAMYGPFRDTMKSSPMAGDRKCYQLPPGSAGLAARAAERDVAEGADFLMVKPGLPYLDIVRQTKDRYPNHPLFIYQVSGEYAMIAQQKDSNEMQTILLETLTCMRRAGADCIITYFAPLVLSIISKQ
- the LOC121729837 gene encoding uncharacterized protein LOC121729837 isoform X1, which translates into the protein MSTCLRSFSHKILPINGIVSTKNHSSPISRKIPIRSQFLENFFNRRPISSCKLAPLNTSESNTDEVYKYAVALPQYSNRKIDEISKVGVTYSSEIDVEVTENDNKDPCLRRLRCTSDDYIEERSLVHLNYLPTISMNDVDFSRCKESFQDIEPTCLSDFEQNAIACCSMELLSSPPSLSSGQTGDTKAEAENQGKPSEEQLMKVFNTLRDTMPNIFIKPLDYSIYHPNLIFVNNIRGKTTVGLFHYVKQIALLRTVGHLKFAYVNLEILKITVHPEDSSIKMRWRIRGISGFKVFFNFWKYKLWNMKEVWKSQELWYDGFSTFYVGGDGLVQKHVADKMMPDQDTIVDDLEKAPIAAKIALLIGVLPRSYLADGSLFMNSDENVDYTVCLPVKDD
- the LOC121729837 gene encoding uncharacterized protein LOC121729837 isoform X2; this encodes MSTCLRSFSHKILPINGIVSTKNHSSPISRKIPIRSQFLENFFNRRPISSCKLAPLNTSESNTDEVYKYAVALPQYSNRKIDEISKVGVTYSSEIDVEVTENDNKDPCLRRLRCTSDDYIEERSLVHLNYLPTISMNDVDFSRCKEDIEPTCLSDFEQNAIACCSMELLSSPPSLSSGQTGDTKAEAENQGKPSEEQLMKVFNTLRDTMPNIFIKPLDYSIYHPNLIFVNNIRGKTTVGLFHYVKQIALLRTVGHLKFAYVNLEILKITVHPEDSSIKMRWRIRGISGFKVFFNFWKYKLWNMKEVWKSQELWYDGFSTFYVGGDGLVQKHVADKMMPDQDTIVDDLEKAPIAAKIALLIGVLPRSYLADGSLFMNSDENVDYTVCLPVKDD